One Scomber scombrus chromosome 4, fScoSco1.1, whole genome shotgun sequence genomic region harbors:
- the mapkapk5 gene encoding MAP kinase-activated protein kinase 5: protein MSEDNNADKFIKETSILDEYSINWTQKLGAGISGPVRVCVKKSTQERLALKILIDRPKARNEVRLHMMCANHPNIVQILEVYANSVQFPHESSPRARLLIVMEMMEGGELFHRISQHRHFTEKMASQVTMQISQALEHCHSLNIAHRDLKPENLLFKDNSLDAPVKLCDFGFAKIDQGDLMTPQFTPYYVAPQVLEAQRRHQKEKSGIIPTSPTPYTYNKSCDLWSLGVIIYVMLCGYPPFYSKHHSRTIPKDMRKKIMTGSFDFPEDEWSQISEMAKDIVRKLLKVKPEERLTIEGVLAHPWLNCTEALDNVLPSAQMMMDKAVVAGIQQAHAEQLANMRIQDLNVSLKPLNSVNNPILRKRKLLGPKPSDGFFIHDPENGGEDSNVALEKLRDVIAQCILPQAGENEDEKLNVVMYEAWRFNRDCKLLRDGLQGLSWDGRAFSDKVDRLKLAEIVKQAIEEKTNLQESH from the exons GAGACATCCATTCTCGACGAGTATAGCATAAACTGGACCCAGAAGCTGGGAGCCGGCATCAGTGGACCCGTCAG AGTTTGTGTGAAGAAGTCAACTCAGGAACGCCTGGCACTGAAGATCCTCATTGATCGCCCCAAGGCTAGAAATGAG GTGCGACTCCATATGATGTGTGCCAATCACCCAAACATTGTGCAAATCCTGGAGGTTTATGCCAACAGTGTCCAATTCCCGCATGAGTCCAGCCCGAG AGCGAGGCTCCTGATCGTCATGGAGATGATGGAGGGTGGCGAGCTGTTCCACAGAATCAGTCAGCACAGGCACTTTACTGAAAAGATGGCCAGCCAGGTCACTATGCAG ATCAGTCAAGCCCTGGAACATTGTCACTCCCTAAATATTGCACATCGTGACCTGAAGCCAGAGAACCTGCTCTTCAAAGATAACTCTCTG GACGCTCCTGTGAAGCTGTGTGACTTTGGCTTTGCCAAAATTGATCAAGGAGACTTGATGACCCCTCAGTTCACTCCCTACTACGTAGCACCTCAG GTACTTGAGGCTCAAAGAAGACACCAGAAGGAAAAGTCTGGAATTATACCTACCTCACCCACTCCTTATACCTATAACAAG AGCTGTGACTTGTGGTCTCTCGGTGTGATCATCTATGTAATGCTGTGCGGCTATCCTCCGTTCTACTCCAAGCACCACAGTCGCACCATCCCGAAGGACATGAGAAAGAAGATCATGACGGGCAGCTTTGACTTCCCTGAAGATGAGTGGAGTCAGATCTCTGAGATGGCGAAGGACATTGTACGAAA GCTGCTGAAAGTGAAGCCAGAAGAGAGGCTGACTATTGAGGGAGTCTTGGCTCACCCTTGGCTCAACTGCACCGAGGCTCTTGACAACGTGCTGCCCTCCGCACAAATGATGATGGACAAG GCTGTAGTCGCAGGTATCCAGCAGGCCCATGCAGAACAGCTGGCCAACATGAGGATTCAGGATTTGAACGTCAGCCTGAAGCCCCTAAACTCTGTCAACAACCCAATCCTCAGGAAGCGGAAACTACTAGG CCCCAAGCCCAGTGATGGTTTCTTCATTCATGATCCAGAGAACGGAGGGGAGGACTCCAATGTAGCGCTGGAAAAATTACGAGATGTCATTGCACAGTGTATACTACCACAAGCAG GAGAGAACGAGGACGAGAAGCTGAACGTGGTGATGTATGAAGCCTGGAGGTTCAACAGGGACTGTAAACTGCTGAGAGACGGCCTGCAGGGGCTCAGCTGGGACG GAAGAGCCTTCTCCGATAAAGTTGACCGCTTGAAGTTGGCTGAAATAGTGAAACAGGCCATCGAAGAGAAGACGAATCTCCAAGAATCTCATTAG